In Lineus longissimus chromosome 7, tnLinLong1.2, whole genome shotgun sequence, a genomic segment contains:
- the LOC135491531 gene encoding beta-alanyl-bioamine nonribosomal peptide synthetase ebony-like isoform X2, protein MAEGSILAGQTIPQAEDEGIHTLFEKLAANNPDKTIVVCGDTKLTVGELNSKANMVSRRLLETFKDYSLNELPRKDNIVCILMSPSADRVIAILALLKLGLAYLPLEAVLPTGRIKYIIREAKPLCIICSEELFPNVNKTDVQAERIRAFIFEKISADIKGMTGGSLAVTDHLVTNDMNTRLAIVLYTSGSTGVPKGVRLTHGNILNRLRWQWRVFPYTNEDFGIAKTSMLFVDSVTEVWGPLLRGVPIVIVPKSVAQNPQIFIETLEKYCVSRLVLVPSLLRNMLVYLNMKKDYSKLSKLTYVVCSGETLPITLAKNFFNFFKDGHVLANYYGSTETTGDVTFEVFRSAADVDRMTFKDNLSIGKMVDNCTAYLVDEDLRPVALGETGELVVSGLNIADGFIDTNHMTNFLTNTLGVNKDKYLLKTGDFARIIDGRIYYEGRKDSQVKIRGQRVDTSEIAQVLRDHDSTEQVVVLVHMNKDGDPTIVAFYTTKVAKDMKSELEKVCKDSLPPYMVPKFLPLDEIPLLPATGKIDRQALKVMYEDSLQASGSVVFADEVTGKVISIIAKELGLHPSHVDPGQNFFDIGGNSVNAIQTLAKLSDAGLKIEIGDILSAQSVDELVRLARCSTLKLDDPLEVLERKYDIIPIGPGFTDKKAAQHLLALTFADKEVLDISAGVNYAEIMLAIQRGFPPCEKSGISMAVYTKAGELVGVSSAANVKDMPSTEEIFAGERLSLLGDALMAGEKDSCLIYSTTKSA, encoded by the exons ATGGCAGAG GGCAGTATTCTCGCAGGCCAGACTATTCCACAGGCGGAAGATGAAGGCATCCACACACTTTTTGAAAAGTTGGCCGCCAACAACCCAGACAAAACAATCGTCGTCTGTGGCGACACAAAGCTTACGGTCGGCGAGTTGAACTCAAAAGCAAACATGGTGTCGCGCCGACTACTGGAGACCTTCAAGGACTATTCCCTCAACGAGCTACCGCGGAAAGATAATATCGTATGCATCTTGATGTCCCCAAGTGCTGACCGCGTCATAGCTATCCTTGCTCTCCTGAAATTAGGCTTGGCCTACCTGCCGTTGGAAGCTGTCCTACCAACTGGAAGAATCAAATACATCATTCGCGAGGCAAAACCACTATGCATCATCTGCTCAGAGGAGTTATTcccaaatgtcaacaaaaccGACGTACAAGCTGAGCGCATTAGAGCCTttatatttgaaaaaatttcagcAGACATCAAGGGGATGACAGGAGGTAGCTTGGCAGTAACTGATCATCTGGTCACAAATGACATGAACACTCGTCTGGCCATTGTACTTTACACCTCAGGCAGCACCGGCGTTCCTAAAGGCGTTCGCTTGACCCACGGGAACATATTGAACAGGCTACGATGGCAGTGGCGTGTGTTCCCCTACACAAATGAGGACTTTGGGATAGCAAAGACGTCCATGCTGTTTGTTGACTCGGTAACCGAGGTTTGGGGTCCGCTACTCAGAGGAGTTCCAATTGTAATCGTGCCTAAATCTGTCGCCCAAAATCCGCAGATCTTCATCGAAACTTTGGAAAAGTACTGCGTGTCAAGGTTGGTGCTCGTTCCATCTCTCCTCCGTAACATGCTGGTATACCTCAATATGAAAAAGGACTACTCAAAATTGTCAAAGCTCACTTACGTGGTATGCAGCGGAGAAACTCTGCCCATCACGCTAGCCAAGAACTTCTTCAactttttcaaagatggccacgtACTTGCCAATTACTATGGCAGTACTGAGacaactggtgacgtcacattcGAAGTCTTCCGCAGTGCTGCTGATGTAGACCGCATGACCTTTAAGGACAACTTGTCAATCGGGAAAATGGTGGACAACTGCACTGCGTATCTTGTTGATGAAGACTTGAGGCCAGTTGCGCTTGGTGAAACGGGGGAGTTGGTAGTCAGTGGTCTGAATATTGCTGATGGATTCATTGATACAAACCATATGACAAATTTCCTCACGAATACTTTGGGTGTGAACAAGGATAAATATTTGTTGAAGACCGGGGATTTTGCGCGTATAATAGATGGGAGAATTTACTACGAGGGGCGGAAGGATTCCCAGGTGAAAATTAGAGGGCAAAGGGTCGACACTTCTGAAATAGCCCAGGTACTTCGGGATCATGATTCCACAGAGCAGGTGGTCGTACTCGTTCATATGAACAAGGACGGAGACCCAACAATCGTGGCGTTCTATACAACCAAGGTGGCTAAAGATATGAAATCGGAGCTCGAGAAAGTCTGTAAGGATTCTCTCCCGCCTTATATGGTACCGAAGTTCCTTCCGTTGGATGAGATCCCGCTGCTGCCAGCAACGGGAAAGATTGACAGACAAGCACTGAAGGTGATGTACGAGGATTCCTTACAAGCATCAGGCTCTGTCGTATTTGCAGACGAGGTGACAGGAAAAGTTATAAGCATCATAGCAAAGGAGTTAGGTCTGCACCCATCCCATGTTGACCCTGGTCAGAATTTCTTCGACATTGGCGGTAACTCTGTCAACGCTATTCAAACACTAGCGAAACTGTCCGACGCTGGTCTAAAGATTGAAATAGGGGATATCCTGTCTGCTCAGTCAGTGGATGAGTTAGTGCGCCTTGCACGTTGTTCCACACTAAAACTGGACGATCCACTTGAAGTTCTGGAGAGGAAATACGACATCATCCCTATTGGACCAGGCTTCACTGATAAGAAAGCAGCTCAACATTTGTTAGCTCTGACATTCGCTGATAAGGAGGTGCTCGACATTTCCGCGGGGGTAAATTACGCAGAGATTATGCTTGCCATTCAGAGGGGTTTTCCGCCGTGTGAGAAGTCAGGAATCTCGATGGCGGTGTACACTAAAGCAGGGGAGCTTGTTGGAGTGAGTTCGGCTGCAAATGTAAAGGATATGCCTTCCACCGAGGAAATCTTTGCCGGCGAGCGTCTGAGTCTGCTTGGAGATGCTTTGATGGCTGGAGAG AAAGACTCGTGCCTTATATATTCTACGACAAAAAGTGCCTGA
- the LOC135491532 gene encoding uncharacterized protein LOC135491532 yields MPGYKIVTIFNQAYTNANYRVKTISEIHHPEQFFRVNTIRSKLQCAILCLYKLSSPGFCYGGADGICVIHRGGAIAKCAEKQNINNEEILCMAKVDGSPGRSTEPGTTFRHMAESPLPRLKSVVCFAMVNPARVILAMVRERNTEFFEIRRKLSVTNGLSFTRKRLFMTNVKVKNLSHFNGSLLYSYRREKLPKDIYYQWYLYDLAGHEIAQLERPCSPKYCHTVVVYAIHIHEIDGTLQAFVAFDHSQRVPLIVPNRYEVYYFRPEKIMQSKAMPIFKFRREHLIAKSEGDKIYIAYSDDGFLAILYDKDNQIDIRTKKSQFRSRHFSFMYRTGLDTIKRDWNVRHVKLAVPGARSRFHILLRNTRTTFYGLYEFHNSCSSKEGGIKLAGSRNSILPALTGWFDFLIHPDGYMLVVDNERAAPILRLYWLLPEW; encoded by the exons ATGCCCGGATACAAAATAGTTACAATTTTCAATCAAGCTTACACCAATGCGAACTATAGAGTCAAGACAATAAGTGAAATACACCATCCAGAACAGTTCTTTAGAGTCAATACAATCCGCTCAAAATTACAATGTGCCATTCTCTGTCTATACAAATTATCTTCGCCTGGATTCTGTTACGGAGGAGCGGATGGAATATGTGTAATCCATCGAGGTGGCGCCATTGCGAAATGCGCGGAGAAGCAGAATATCAACAACGAGGAGATACTGTGTATGGCTAAAG TTGATGGCAGCCCTGGCAGGTCGACTGAGCCTGGTACAACGTTCAGGCACATGGCGGAGAGTCCTCTACCGCGGCTGAAAAGCGTCGTCTGTTTTGCGATGGTCAACCCTGCTCGCGTAATCCTGGCAATGGTCCGAGAACGCAATACTGAGTTTTTCGAAATAAGAAGAAAGTTAAGTGTTACAAACGGTTTGAGTTTCACTAGGAAACGTCTCTTTATGACAAATGTCAAGGTAAAGAATCTTTCGCATTTTAATGGAAGTCTATTGTACTCGTACAGAAGAGAGAAACTGCCGAAGgacatttattatcaatggTATCTATACGATCTAGCCGGCCATGAAATTGCCCAGCTGGAGAGACCGTGCTCACCCAAGTATTGCCATACTGTGGTGGTATACGCAATCCATATCCACGAAATTGACGGTACCCTTCAGGCTTTTGTTGCATTCGACCACTCACAAAGGGTTCCTCTTATCGTCCCGAATAGGTATGAAGTATATTATTTCAGGCCCGAAAAAATAATGCAAAGCAAGGCCATGCCTATATTCAAATTTCGCCGGGAACATCTCATTGCGAAATCAGAAGGGGATAAAATATATATCGCTTATTCGGACGACGGCTTCCTGGCAATTTTGTACGACAAAGATAACCAAATTGACATCCGTACAAAGAAGAGTCAGTTCAGAAGTCGACACTTTTCATTCATGTACCGTACTGGCCTTGACACAATAAAAAGAGATTGGAATGTGAGACATGTTAAACTGGCAGTACCGGGTGCACGAAGTCGATTTCACATTCTCCTCAGGAATACACGTACCACCTTTTACGGGCTGTACGAATTTCATAACTCTTGTTCGTCCAAGGAAGGAGGCATTAAGCTTGCGGGTTCTCGGAATTCCATTCTTCCCGCACTGACGGGATGGTTTGATTTTCTTATTCACCCTGATGGTTATATGTTGGTAGTAGATAATGAGAGGGCCGCCCCAATATTAAGGTTGTATTGGTTGTTGCCGGAGTGGTAG
- the LOC135491520 gene encoding P2X purinoceptor 4-like isoform X1 produces the protein MACGRCCRWFKGTIEDFLFEYDTPMMVTIKSKKVGISNFIFQATIALYVIGYSIIYRQGYQSTGNLISSATAKIKGVAFTNATDIPDIGARIWDNVDYVVPPQESNSFFVTTNAIITDNQTQGKCPEAPDVRDSWCKTDDDCGPESPVLYGHGVRTGKCVMSTLKPIRKVCEIYAWCPVENDVLPPRLYKLPLIDATNFTVLIKNNIMFPKYNVKRRNILTKDKKYLRSCQYDPKTDRYCPIFRLGKIVELAGSNITVMGIKGGTIGIRIFWECDLDYGENACKPHYQFMRLDNKHSLLGKGWNFRYGDYYSDGGVKKRTLVKAYGIRFVILVEGQGGKFDIVELLLNLGSGIGLLAIASVISEFIVLHILKERKHYQQKKFLPVEEEEALTVCFNFRKRHDAMASLKDDDEITHYDALKD, from the exons atggcTTGTGGACGATGCTGTAGGTGGTTCAAGGGCACGATCGAAGATTTCCTCTTCGAATATGACACGCCCATGATGGTGACAATCAAGAGTAAGAAAGTCGGGATATCAAATTTTATATTTCAAGCAACAATTGCGTTGTATGTGATAGG TTACTCAATTATCTACCGCCAGGGATATCAAAGCACCGGCAACCTGATAAGTTCAGCAACAGCGAAAATAAAAGGCGTGGCTTTTACCAACGCGACGGATATCCCCGATATCGGTGCCAGAATATGGGACAATGTTGATTATGTTGTTCCACCACAG GAAAGTAATTCATTTTTCGTTACTACCAATGCTATTATTACTGATAATCAGACTCAGGGAAAGTGCCCAGAG GCTCCAGATGTTCGTGATTCATGGTGCAAGACGGACGACGACTGCGGGCCAGAAAGCCCGGTTTTGTATGGTCATG GCGTCCGTACCGGCAAATGTGTGATGTCAACTCTGAAGCCTATCAGAAAAGTATGTGAGATATATGCCTGGTGTCCTGTGGAAAACGACGTGTTGCCACCAAGACT gtaCAAATTGCCGCTGATAGATGCCACCAACTTCACCGTCTTGATAAAAAACAACATAATGTTCCCAAAATACAATGTTAAACG cCGAAATATCCTAACAAAAGATAAAAAGTATCTTCGGAGCTGCCAATACGATCCGAAGACAGATAGATACTGCCCCATATTTCGACTAGGGAAGATAGTCGAATTAGCGGGGTCAAATATTACAGTTATGGGCATAAAG GGTGGCACGATCGGTATACGGATATTCTGGGAGTGTGACCTCGACTACGGAGAAAATGCCTGCAAACCTCATTACCAGTTCATGCGGTTGGACAACAAGCATTCTCTTCTTGGTAAAGGATGGAACTTTAG ATATGGGGATTACTACAGCGACGGGGGCGTGAAGAAGAGAACTCTCGTCAAAGCCTATGGCATCCGCTTTGTTATTCTGGTTGAAGGACAAGGCGGAAAATTTGATATCGTCGAACTTCTCCTGAATCTGGGTAGCGGCATCGGGCTTCTAGCTATC GCATCTGTTATATCCGAGTTTATCGTCCTGCACATTCTCAAAGAGAGAAAACATTACCAACAAAAGAAATTTTTGCCagtggaggaggaagaggcgTTGACGGTATGTTTTAACTTTCGTAAACGTCACGATGCGATG GCTAGCTTGAAGGATGACGACGAAATAACCCACTACGATGCACTCAAAG ATTAA
- the LOC135491520 gene encoding P2X purinoceptor 4-like isoform X2 → MACGRCCRWFKGTIEDFLFEYDTPMMVTIKSKKVGISNFIFQATIALYVIGYSIIYRQGYQSTGNLISSATAKIKGVAFTNATDIPDIGARIWDNVDYVVPPQESNSFFVTTNAIITDNQTQGKCPEAPDVRDSWCKTDDDCGPESPVLYGHGVRTGKCVMSTLKPIRKVCEIYAWCPVENDVLPPRLYKLPLIDATNFTVLIKNNIMFPKYNVKRRNILTKDKKYLRSCQYDPKTDRYCPIFRLGKIVELAGSNITVMGIKGGTIGIRIFWECDLDYGENACKPHYQFMRLDNKHSLLGKGWNFRYGDYYSDGGVKKRTLVKAYGIRFVILVEGQGGKFDIVELLLNLGSGIGLLAIASVISEFIVLHILKERKHYQQKKFLPVEEEEALTASLKDDDEITHYDALKD, encoded by the exons atggcTTGTGGACGATGCTGTAGGTGGTTCAAGGGCACGATCGAAGATTTCCTCTTCGAATATGACACGCCCATGATGGTGACAATCAAGAGTAAGAAAGTCGGGATATCAAATTTTATATTTCAAGCAACAATTGCGTTGTATGTGATAGG TTACTCAATTATCTACCGCCAGGGATATCAAAGCACCGGCAACCTGATAAGTTCAGCAACAGCGAAAATAAAAGGCGTGGCTTTTACCAACGCGACGGATATCCCCGATATCGGTGCCAGAATATGGGACAATGTTGATTATGTTGTTCCACCACAG GAAAGTAATTCATTTTTCGTTACTACCAATGCTATTATTACTGATAATCAGACTCAGGGAAAGTGCCCAGAG GCTCCAGATGTTCGTGATTCATGGTGCAAGACGGACGACGACTGCGGGCCAGAAAGCCCGGTTTTGTATGGTCATG GCGTCCGTACCGGCAAATGTGTGATGTCAACTCTGAAGCCTATCAGAAAAGTATGTGAGATATATGCCTGGTGTCCTGTGGAAAACGACGTGTTGCCACCAAGACT gtaCAAATTGCCGCTGATAGATGCCACCAACTTCACCGTCTTGATAAAAAACAACATAATGTTCCCAAAATACAATGTTAAACG cCGAAATATCCTAACAAAAGATAAAAAGTATCTTCGGAGCTGCCAATACGATCCGAAGACAGATAGATACTGCCCCATATTTCGACTAGGGAAGATAGTCGAATTAGCGGGGTCAAATATTACAGTTATGGGCATAAAG GGTGGCACGATCGGTATACGGATATTCTGGGAGTGTGACCTCGACTACGGAGAAAATGCCTGCAAACCTCATTACCAGTTCATGCGGTTGGACAACAAGCATTCTCTTCTTGGTAAAGGATGGAACTTTAG ATATGGGGATTACTACAGCGACGGGGGCGTGAAGAAGAGAACTCTCGTCAAAGCCTATGGCATCCGCTTTGTTATTCTGGTTGAAGGACAAGGCGGAAAATTTGATATCGTCGAACTTCTCCTGAATCTGGGTAGCGGCATCGGGCTTCTAGCTATC GCATCTGTTATATCCGAGTTTATCGTCCTGCACATTCTCAAAGAGAGAAAACATTACCAACAAAAGAAATTTTTGCCagtggaggaggaagaggcgTTGACG GCTAGCTTGAAGGATGACGACGAAATAACCCACTACGATGCACTCAAAG ATTAA
- the LOC135491531 gene encoding beta-alanyl-bioamine nonribosomal peptide synthetase ebony-like isoform X1: MAEGSILAGQTIPQAEDEGIHTLFEKLAANNPDKTIVVCGDTKLTVGELNSKANMVSRRLLETFKDYSLNELPRKDNIVCILMSPSADRVIAILALLKLGLAYLPLEAVLPTGRIKYIIREAKPLCIICSEELFPNVNKTDVQAERIRAFIFEKISADIKGMTGGSLAVTDHLVTNDMNTRLAIVLYTSGSTGVPKGVRLTHGNILNRLRWQWRVFPYTNEDFGIAKTSMLFVDSVTEVWGPLLRGVPIVIVPKSVAQNPQIFIETLEKYCVSRLVLVPSLLRNMLVYLNMKKDYSKLSKLTYVVCSGETLPITLAKNFFNFFKDGHVLANYYGSTETTGDVTFEVFRSAADVDRMTFKDNLSIGKMVDNCTAYLVDEDLRPVALGETGELVVSGLNIADGFIDTNHMTNFLTNTLGVNKDKYLLKTGDFARIIDGRIYYEGRKDSQVKIRGQRVDTSEIAQVLRDHDSTEQVVVLVHMNKDGDPTIVAFYTTKVAKDMKSELEKVCKDSLPPYMVPKFLPLDEIPLLPATGKIDRQALKVMYEDSLQASGSVVFADEVTGKVISIIAKELGLHPSHVDPGQNFFDIGGNSVNAIQTLAKLSDAGLKIEIGDILSAQSVDELVRLARCSTLKLDDPLEVLERKYDIIPIGPGFTDKKAAQHLLALTFADKEVLDISAGVNYAEIMLAIQRGFPPCEKSGISMAVYTKAGELVGVSSAANVKDMPSTEEIFAGERLSLLGDALMAGEVFLEGHMEEGEWLTSVMMTADSRSHPEDNLEIMELMERKTIQMAKEKGYAGIEAMNTSHVTVKLSYLLGYKSVGQLKVCEILDKSGKLLMPSAAEDAILDVALLHLD; this comes from the exons ATGGCAGAG GGCAGTATTCTCGCAGGCCAGACTATTCCACAGGCGGAAGATGAAGGCATCCACACACTTTTTGAAAAGTTGGCCGCCAACAACCCAGACAAAACAATCGTCGTCTGTGGCGACACAAAGCTTACGGTCGGCGAGTTGAACTCAAAAGCAAACATGGTGTCGCGCCGACTACTGGAGACCTTCAAGGACTATTCCCTCAACGAGCTACCGCGGAAAGATAATATCGTATGCATCTTGATGTCCCCAAGTGCTGACCGCGTCATAGCTATCCTTGCTCTCCTGAAATTAGGCTTGGCCTACCTGCCGTTGGAAGCTGTCCTACCAACTGGAAGAATCAAATACATCATTCGCGAGGCAAAACCACTATGCATCATCTGCTCAGAGGAGTTATTcccaaatgtcaacaaaaccGACGTACAAGCTGAGCGCATTAGAGCCTttatatttgaaaaaatttcagcAGACATCAAGGGGATGACAGGAGGTAGCTTGGCAGTAACTGATCATCTGGTCACAAATGACATGAACACTCGTCTGGCCATTGTACTTTACACCTCAGGCAGCACCGGCGTTCCTAAAGGCGTTCGCTTGACCCACGGGAACATATTGAACAGGCTACGATGGCAGTGGCGTGTGTTCCCCTACACAAATGAGGACTTTGGGATAGCAAAGACGTCCATGCTGTTTGTTGACTCGGTAACCGAGGTTTGGGGTCCGCTACTCAGAGGAGTTCCAATTGTAATCGTGCCTAAATCTGTCGCCCAAAATCCGCAGATCTTCATCGAAACTTTGGAAAAGTACTGCGTGTCAAGGTTGGTGCTCGTTCCATCTCTCCTCCGTAACATGCTGGTATACCTCAATATGAAAAAGGACTACTCAAAATTGTCAAAGCTCACTTACGTGGTATGCAGCGGAGAAACTCTGCCCATCACGCTAGCCAAGAACTTCTTCAactttttcaaagatggccacgtACTTGCCAATTACTATGGCAGTACTGAGacaactggtgacgtcacattcGAAGTCTTCCGCAGTGCTGCTGATGTAGACCGCATGACCTTTAAGGACAACTTGTCAATCGGGAAAATGGTGGACAACTGCACTGCGTATCTTGTTGATGAAGACTTGAGGCCAGTTGCGCTTGGTGAAACGGGGGAGTTGGTAGTCAGTGGTCTGAATATTGCTGATGGATTCATTGATACAAACCATATGACAAATTTCCTCACGAATACTTTGGGTGTGAACAAGGATAAATATTTGTTGAAGACCGGGGATTTTGCGCGTATAATAGATGGGAGAATTTACTACGAGGGGCGGAAGGATTCCCAGGTGAAAATTAGAGGGCAAAGGGTCGACACTTCTGAAATAGCCCAGGTACTTCGGGATCATGATTCCACAGAGCAGGTGGTCGTACTCGTTCATATGAACAAGGACGGAGACCCAACAATCGTGGCGTTCTATACAACCAAGGTGGCTAAAGATATGAAATCGGAGCTCGAGAAAGTCTGTAAGGATTCTCTCCCGCCTTATATGGTACCGAAGTTCCTTCCGTTGGATGAGATCCCGCTGCTGCCAGCAACGGGAAAGATTGACAGACAAGCACTGAAGGTGATGTACGAGGATTCCTTACAAGCATCAGGCTCTGTCGTATTTGCAGACGAGGTGACAGGAAAAGTTATAAGCATCATAGCAAAGGAGTTAGGTCTGCACCCATCCCATGTTGACCCTGGTCAGAATTTCTTCGACATTGGCGGTAACTCTGTCAACGCTATTCAAACACTAGCGAAACTGTCCGACGCTGGTCTAAAGATTGAAATAGGGGATATCCTGTCTGCTCAGTCAGTGGATGAGTTAGTGCGCCTTGCACGTTGTTCCACACTAAAACTGGACGATCCACTTGAAGTTCTGGAGAGGAAATACGACATCATCCCTATTGGACCAGGCTTCACTGATAAGAAAGCAGCTCAACATTTGTTAGCTCTGACATTCGCTGATAAGGAGGTGCTCGACATTTCCGCGGGGGTAAATTACGCAGAGATTATGCTTGCCATTCAGAGGGGTTTTCCGCCGTGTGAGAAGTCAGGAATCTCGATGGCGGTGTACACTAAAGCAGGGGAGCTTGTTGGAGTGAGTTCGGCTGCAAATGTAAAGGATATGCCTTCCACCGAGGAAATCTTTGCCGGCGAGCGTCTGAGTCTGCTTGGAGATGCTTTGATGGCTGGAGAG GTCTTCCTTGAAGGTCACATGGAGGAGGGAGAATGGCTGACTAGTGTCATGATGACGGCCGACAGCAGGTCACACCCGGAAGATAACCTCGAGATCATGGAGCTGATGGAACGAAAGACCATCCAAATGGCAAAGGAGAAGGGATATGCTGGCATCGAAGCGATGAATACGAGCCATGTCACAGTT AAACTAAGTTACCTCCTAGGCTATAAGTCGGTCGGTCAGTTGAAAGTCTGTGAGATTCTTGATAAGTCGGGGAAACTCCTGATGCCCAGTGCTGCGGAAGACGCCATCCTTGATGTAGCATTGTTGCATTTGGACTGA